The DNA region TTTGGATTCGTTGTAAAGCACGAGTACCGTTAGTCGTACTAATAAACAAGCGGCGACCATGCACTAGTTCTGGTGTACAGTCTAGGGGAGAGTTACCAAGTTCAAAGCCAGTGACTTTAGCTCCGCCACGTTCTCCTGCTCTTAAGCGTTTCTCTACTGGCCATTGTTCGCTAACTTCGATGAGCTTTTCTAAATCACTGAAGACTTGTACTGCTTCACCGCCAGCCGCTAAGACTGTGGCAATTGTACTAGTGGCTCGCAAGACATCAACTGCGATCGCGCAGTCTGGAATTTCATCTTTAGGAGTTAATTCCGGAGTGTGGTATAAGAATAACTTCACGCGCTGGATACACCTGCTCTAAATATTATTATCGAGATACATTCTAATTTGTGTTAACAACCATAATGACAATTTAAGCAATAGGAATTTTTCGGGGTTATGGCAAGACATTGGCCAATGAGGGCAAATATCCTTGACTTTAACTGTTATTTAACTGTTGTTTAAGATGGCGAATCGCCGCACTAGTATTACGTTGATAAGCAATTTGTACACACTGAGCAATGACGCTGTGCAGATCCAAGCCTGGAAAATAGCGACTCTGGGTTTGCAGTTGGTAAATACTTCCCTGTAATTGGTAAATTAATAACTGCTGTTTTTTGAATAGCCACACTTCTGGCACACGATAAGGCAGATAATCTTCCACATCGGAATAACTAGTGACATCAATTTCAATTACCAAATCAGGCGGGGGATCTTGTCGCCAGTCAATTCGCTTTTTGCCGGAAACAGCTTGCCAATTATCAATGTAAAAACAATAGTCAGGCTCAATACCGCTTTCTTCCGGTAGAGTCATCGTCACAGGGGTAAACGCATCATATTCCCTGCCATCATGATCTAAAAGTGTGACAACAATATTGGCAATCAAATGAGCATCTCGTCCATGTACAGGCAAAGGTGACATTAGTAATACTTCTCCATCACGATATTTAATGCGGGGAATTGAGCCATCTCCCCGTTGTTCACAAAGGCGCTGATACTCTTGCCAAGTAGCAGGTAGGCGCACCACAGAACCAGCAGGTAATTGAATTTTGTCAATTGAGACAAGGGCATACATAATTGCAGATCCTTTGAGTGGTAGTGAAGGACAATGATTATGAAGATTTGCGATGGTATTTTCAGAGGTGCGATCGCTTGATTGATTTAATGGAATTAGGTATGTAAAAAGCAAGGGATATATAATAACTCTACCTTGGTCAATCAAGAGGGGAATTTTGCATCAAATCTGCCAATGTAAACTCTAGGATCTAAAATCGACATGGCACCTTTACCCGATTACCGTCCAAAACAACTGTCTGTAGGCCCTTTGGAAGCAGAAATTTTAAATATTGTCTGGGAGCTTGGTTCCGCGACAGTTAAAGATGTACACGATCGCATTTTGGCTGATCCTAACCGAGAATTGGCTTATACTTCTGTCACCACAGTGCTGCGTCGGCTCACCGAAAAAGGCTGGCTGGCCTGCGATAAACAAGGAAGAGCTTTTTATTGGCGACCTTTGCTGAGTAAACAACAGGCGCAGGTGATTAAAGCTCATGATCAACTACAACGCTTTCTCGCAGTGGGTAATCCCGATGTGATTGCGGCCTTTGCTGATAGTCTGGATGAAACAGCCCAAGCGCAAATCGAAGCCATAGCCAAGCGGATTCAAGCTGCACGCCAAGCCAGGGAGGAACAATAAATGCACCTAATCATGATTTTGACGGCTGTAGCAGTTTCTTGGATATTAAGATGCTCTTGGGTGAATAGTCCGGGTAATTGGAATTTGCGCTGGCGGAAAGCTTTATTTATCTTTTTGTTTCCGCCTTTGTTGATATTTATGACTGCGATCGCTCTGCTGTGTATGGGGCCGCAAGGTAAAATGGGCGGAGTCTACACAGGCTGGTTGAGCTATGATTTAGCGTTTGTCATTCTCGGCTATTTTGCTGTTTTGTGCATAAAACTCGCCATCCAAGGTTGGCAATCTGTAGAATCTGCCCGTCATGCTCCCTTGATTAATCTTGATGGTAAATCAGCTAGGCTAATTAACACACCAACATTGTTTGCTGGTCAAATTGGTTTTTGGCAACCAGAACTAGTAGTTAGCCAAGGATTACTCCAAAATCTTTCACCTGCTCATGTTGAAAGTGTCTTAGCCCATGAGCAAGGACATCATTATTACCGCGATACATTTTGGTTTTTCTGGCTGGGTTGGGTGCGTACTTGCACCGCTTGGCTACCGAATACAGATGCGTTGTGGCAAGAATTATTAGTGTTGCGCGAACTACGTGCGGATAGTTACGCGGCTGCTCAAGTTGATCCACTGCTGTTAGCAGAATCGTTAGTGTTGGTTGTGAGTCAAACTTCTGTCCTACCGGAATCTGAAGTGTGCTGTGCCGCTTTGGGTAGTAGTTTAGGCGATCGCTTGGAACAAAGAATTGATGCTTTACTTGCACCACCAGAACCAAAATTAGCGATGAACTGGCAGTCTTGGCAAGGATTTATCTTAGCGTTTATCCCGTTATTTACTGTCTTATTTCATACATAAAGCATGGAGTTGCTTGCAGAAATAATATTTTTACTCTCACCCCAACTAGAGACGTTGTATACAACGTCTCTACAAATTTGAATATAAAGCGTTTAACACTGTCACCTGTCCCATGTCCCCTGCTACATATACAGAATTTTTTATTGATAATTTTTTTGTAACCCTTACACTGTCAAGGTTTCACGTCTTCTGTATCTGCTGAAAGAGCCACTATTTCAAACTTGGGGAGGATGTAAGTGATACTCTAGTTTTATAGTGTCTTAAGTAGTGTTGCGTAAAAAAGGAACATATACTCATGCTTATATTAATGCAGGCAGCAGATTCAGTAGCAACAGGCGGAGGTCATTTCCCCCTGGCTTTTACATTGGTTTATGTAGTTGGGTTTATTGCTGCTGTCACTATTGGTTCTATTGCTTGGTACAACTCTAAACGCCCAGTGGGTTGGGAAAGTAAAGAACGTCCCGACTTTGTACCCAAAGTAGACAAAGAAGAAACTCCCGGTATTGGTGAGCCAAAAGCATAATTGGTCAATAGTCAACAGTCAATGGTCAATGCTCAAAGTTTTAGATTGCGAAATCTAGACTTTTGACTTTTGCCTTTGGACTCTTGACTATAGACATTAGAGCATTAATTCTGTACCTCGACCCAACGACGATAAAGCGTTTGAATTTGTTTAAGCAACGCATTATGAACTGGTTGTTGGGCAGAATCTTGTTCAGCTAAGTCCTGAATTTGTGTTAGGAGTCTAGCTTCTTCGGTTGCGACTTCGCCATCGCTATAAATTAAGCCACTAATAGCTTCAATCAGACTTTCGCAATCTTCCAAGCTTGGGCGATCGCCTAAATATTCTTTCACCCAGGCGTAACACTCTTTGGGTTGCACGGGTACTAATTCGTACAACCAAGGCTTAATTTCTGGATCGGTAGCCAAACCTTTAGCTTGGGCAATTTCGCGGAGATACTGTCGTTCCTCTGGTTGAATTATCCCATCAATCCAAGCTGCTCCAATCAAGATTTTAACTAAGTTCTTTACATTGGAATCAGTAACCATTGCTGCCTCCTGTGGGAGATTGGGGCTTCCATCAAATGGTACAATCCCTGGCAGTAATCACCCTGAATCATTAGTTTTTCTTAAGCGCACCATGAAAAAGCCGTCCATATCCCAACGGTGCGGCCAGACTTTCAGCCAGCCTTGGGGTGTGGAATAAATAGAGTAGGGTGAACTAGGTTCGAGAGGCTCAATTTGCCATTGGGGATTTTCAGCCAAAAATTCCGAAATCACCGCTTCATTTTCGGCGGGGTGCAGTGTACAGGTAGCATAAACCAGCACACCACCGTTTTTGACAAAATTTGATGTGTGGGACAGTAATTGCTTTTGTAGCTGCGAAAGTTCTTGGATAGATTCTGGTGTTTGTCGCCAACGTGCATCGGCGTGGCGGTGTAAGGTTCCTAAACCCGAACATGGAGCATCTAGTAACAGGCGATCGCCAATATTGTAAAATTGCGGCAAGTTACGACTGTCGCCAGTACAAATTTCAATTGATTGCAAATTGAGTCGCCGCGCATTTTCTTGGAGTTTTCGCAATCGGGAATCAGTGCGATCGCAAGCCCAAATTTTACCTTGATCCTGCATCAACTCTGCAATGTGTGTTGTTTTCCCTCCAGGGGCGGCACAGGTATCAATCACCACTTCACCCGGTTGGGGGTCGAGTAAATGACTCACCAGTTGGGCGCTTGCATCCTGCACAACCCACCAACCTTCAGTAAACCCTGGTAAATTTTGCATCGCACCAGGACTGCTAATTAACCGTAAAGCTTGGGGTAAATTGGGGATTCTTTGAGCTAAAACTCCCGCCGATTCTAAAGCTGTGGCTACTTGCTCTAAATTGGTGCGGAGTGGGTTGATGCGTAAATCGATTGTCGGTGTTTGGTTCATCCATTCACAGAGTTTTTCGGTTTCCGCAACACCAATTTGGTCTAACCAAACTTGAATTATCCAGTCGGGTAAACTATGCAAAATCCCCAAACGTTCCACGGGGTTATCTGGTAACTGC from Aulosira sp. FACHB-615 includes:
- a CDS encoding Uma2 family endonuclease, with product MYALVSIDKIQLPAGSVVRLPATWQEYQRLCEQRGDGSIPRIKYRDGEVLLMSPLPVHGRDAHLIANIVVTLLDHDGREYDAFTPVTMTLPEESGIEPDYCFYIDNWQAVSGKKRIDWRQDPPPDLVIEIDVTSYSDVEDYLPYRVPEVWLFKKQQLLIYQLQGSIYQLQTQSRYFPGLDLHSVIAQCVQIAYQRNTSAAIRHLKQQLNNS
- a CDS encoding BlaI/MecI/CopY family transcriptional regulator, encoding MAPLPDYRPKQLSVGPLEAEILNIVWELGSATVKDVHDRILADPNRELAYTSVTTVLRRLTEKGWLACDKQGRAFYWRPLLSKQQAQVIKAHDQLQRFLAVGNPDVIAAFADSLDETAQAQIEAIAKRIQAARQAREEQ
- a CDS encoding M56 family metallopeptidase, yielding MHLIMILTAVAVSWILRCSWVNSPGNWNLRWRKALFIFLFPPLLIFMTAIALLCMGPQGKMGGVYTGWLSYDLAFVILGYFAVLCIKLAIQGWQSVESARHAPLINLDGKSARLINTPTLFAGQIGFWQPELVVSQGLLQNLSPAHVESVLAHEQGHHYYRDTFWFFWLGWVRTCTAWLPNTDALWQELLVLRELRADSYAAAQVDPLLLAESLVLVVSQTSVLPESEVCCAALGSSLGDRLEQRIDALLAPPEPKLAMNWQSWQGFILAFIPLFTVLFHT
- the psb35 gene encoding photosystem II assembly protein Psb35, translated to MLILMQAADSVATGGGHFPLAFTLVYVVGFIAAVTIGSIAWYNSKRPVGWESKERPDFVPKVDKEETPGIGEPKA
- a CDS encoding TerB family tellurite resistance protein, with the translated sequence MVTDSNVKNLVKILIGAAWIDGIIQPEERQYLREIAQAKGLATDPEIKPWLYELVPVQPKECYAWVKEYLGDRPSLEDCESLIEAISGLIYSDGEVATEEARLLTQIQDLAEQDSAQQPVHNALLKQIQTLYRRWVEVQN
- a CDS encoding 16S rRNA (cytosine(967)-C(5))-methyltransferase; translated protein: MTNPRQIAFVALRDVHKGAYADVALDRVLRKFKLPDSDRRLATELVYGSVRRLRTLDALIDQLATKKSHQQPPELRTILHLGFYQLRYQERIPPSAAVNTTVELAKENGFSGLTGFVNGLLRQYIRLAEKSPEPLQLPDNPVERLGILHSLPDWIIQVWLDQIGVAETEKLCEWMNQTPTIDLRINPLRTNLEQVATALESAGVLAQRIPNLPQALRLISSPGAMQNLPGFTEGWWVVQDASAQLVSHLLDPQPGEVVIDTCAAPGGKTTHIAELMQDQGKIWACDRTDSRLRKLQENARRLNLQSIEICTGDSRNLPQFYNIGDRLLLDAPCSGLGTLHRHADARWRQTPESIQELSQLQKQLLSHTSNFVKNGGVLVYATCTLHPAENEAVISEFLAENPQWQIEPLEPSSPYSIYSTPQGWLKVWPHRWDMDGFFMVRLRKTNDSG